A DNA window from Phragmites australis chromosome 11, lpPhrAust1.1, whole genome shotgun sequence contains the following coding sequences:
- the LOC133884387 gene encoding bZIP transcription factor 12-like isoform X1 encodes MASSRVMASSSQPEPAGASDLARFRSSSGIGSMNMDDILRNIYGPEDAAAAASAGAGGRAVEPSPAPPEATARRTAEEVWKEISASGGLSAPAPASAPAAGTGATGGGGAAEMTLEDFLARDTGARAAGVEGNMALGFPDGDGVGSIVGGGSGRSRKRAPIDPTDRVVMQRQKRMIKNRESAARSRDRKQAYVSELESQVTQLEKEQSELLKEQEERNQKRLKELMEKAIPAIRKIPLQDIRRTNSMEWGGIVRDQEVKPFRFDAWICWQLDCLFYCQCDVCCINKNELVYLKGAQKKTSLQRHLFVHI; translated from the exons ATGGCGTCGTCGCGGGTGATGGCGTCGTCGTCCCAGCCGGAGCCCGCGGGCGCCTCGGACCTCGCGCGCTTCAGGAGCAGCAGCGGCATCGGATCCATGAACATGGACGACATCCTCCGCAACATATACGGCCCGGAggacgccgccgcggcggccagcgccggcgccggcgggagGGCAGTGGAGCCCTCCCCCGCGCCCCCGGAGGCGACCGCCCGGCGGACGGCAGAGGAGGTGTGGAAGGAGATCTCCGCCTCCGGAGGGCTCTCCGCCCCTGCTCCCGCTTCCGCTCCCGCCGCCGGCACCGGCgcaaccggcggcggcggcgcggccgaGATGACGCTGGAGGATTTCCTGGCGAGGGACACCGGCGCTAGGGCTGCAGGGGTTGAGGGGAACATGGCGCTGGGGTTCCCTGATGGTGATGGGGTGGGGAGCATAGTGGGGGGAGGCAGCGGGAGGAGCAGGAAGCGAGCGCCGATAGATCCCACGGACCGCGTGGTTATGCAGCGGCAGAAGCGTATGATCAAGAACCGCGAGTCCGCCGCCAGGTCCAGGGACAGGAAACAG GCTTATGTCTCTGAGCTGGAATCACAGGTCACGCAGCTAGAGAAGGAGCAATCAGAACTGTTAAAAGAGcag GAGGAGCGAAACCAAAAGAGACTTAAGGAG CTGATGGAAAAAGCCATCCCTGCCATACGGAAAATACCGTTACAAGATATTAGGAGAACCAACTCCATGGAATG GGGAGGGATTGTGCGTGATCAAGAAGTCAAGCCATTCAGATTTGATGCGTGGATCTGTTGGCAGCTCGATTGTCTGTTTTATTGTCAATGTGACGTGTGTTGTATAAACAAGAATGAGTTGGTTTACCTGAAGGGTGCACAAAAAAAGACCTCATTACAAAGGCATCTATTTGTACATATCTGA
- the LOC133884387 gene encoding bZIP transcription factor 12-like isoform X2: MASSRVMASSSQPEPAGASDLARFRSSSGIGSMNMDDILRNIYGPEDAAAAASAGAGGRAVEPSPAPPEATARRTAEEVWKEISASGGLSAPAPASAPAAGTGATGGGGAAEMTLEDFLARDTGARAAGVEGNMALGFPDGDGVGSIVGGGSGRSRKRAPIDPTDRVVMQRQKRMIKNRESAARSRDRKQAYVSELESQVTQLEKEQSELLKEQEERNQKRLKELMEKAIPAIRKIPLQDIRRTNSMEW, translated from the exons ATGGCGTCGTCGCGGGTGATGGCGTCGTCGTCCCAGCCGGAGCCCGCGGGCGCCTCGGACCTCGCGCGCTTCAGGAGCAGCAGCGGCATCGGATCCATGAACATGGACGACATCCTCCGCAACATATACGGCCCGGAggacgccgccgcggcggccagcgccggcgccggcgggagGGCAGTGGAGCCCTCCCCCGCGCCCCCGGAGGCGACCGCCCGGCGGACGGCAGAGGAGGTGTGGAAGGAGATCTCCGCCTCCGGAGGGCTCTCCGCCCCTGCTCCCGCTTCCGCTCCCGCCGCCGGCACCGGCgcaaccggcggcggcggcgcggccgaGATGACGCTGGAGGATTTCCTGGCGAGGGACACCGGCGCTAGGGCTGCAGGGGTTGAGGGGAACATGGCGCTGGGGTTCCCTGATGGTGATGGGGTGGGGAGCATAGTGGGGGGAGGCAGCGGGAGGAGCAGGAAGCGAGCGCCGATAGATCCCACGGACCGCGTGGTTATGCAGCGGCAGAAGCGTATGATCAAGAACCGCGAGTCCGCCGCCAGGTCCAGGGACAGGAAACAG GCTTATGTCTCTGAGCTGGAATCACAGGTCACGCAGCTAGAGAAGGAGCAATCAGAACTGTTAAAAGAGcag GAGGAGCGAAACCAAAAGAGACTTAAGGAG CTGATGGAAAAAGCCATCCCTGCCATACGGAAAATACCGTTACAAGATATTAGGAGAACCAACTCCATGGAATGGTAG